A part of Terriglobus roseus genomic DNA contains:
- a CDS encoding efflux RND transporter permease subunit, translated as MEGRLLATDQKPYWLVRFRGPIFFFLIVLSLAGIYAAQKVPISVFPDTNFPRVVIGVDNGVMPVDQMQVTVTKPIEDAVNSVPGLVTVRSNTSRGSAEVSLFFDWNVDMFRTLQLVDAALSKARQTLPATATITTNRLTFATFPILGYSLTSNRLSQTQLWELATYQLKPPINRVAGVSTVTVQGGKVPEFHIVPNMARMQTAGVTILDLVNAVQASNIIDSPGLYESNHQLVLGLVGAQAHDASELGRLVVKSTNNGVAVRVSDVAAVQPGVLPVYTAVTADGIPAVLINITRQPSSNTVAVTDAVAAQIEALKKNLPQGVQLKPYYDQSELVRESIGSVRDAILIGLGLACIILFLFLGDWSSSLVAALVIPVTVALTVLVLWAIGESFNLMTLGGLAAAIGLVIDDAIVVVENIVLHRDNGESRAEAARLALKEIAVPLVGSTITPVVVFLPLISVTGVTGSFFRALAITMTISLLTSLLLAVTWTPALSLVLLRHTKKENVSNEHEQHGRVMQKVLHWHERGLSWALSRPFWLLALCGVLIVGTYVGYQALGSDLLPEMDEGGFILDYIMPAGSSLTETNRVLEHVDRILHSMPEVESTSRRTGLQMGLAAVTEANTGDMTVKLKKNRSRGIDEVIADARAEIKKTEPGLDVEFVQVLQDMINDLSNAPEPIQIKLYANDPVLLSDVASRVGEEIGKIPGVVSVENGIENTISGPATNFQIDPTVAGRMGFTPQEAAEDATSILDGVTTTDPLIANGRPYTVRVRLGDETRKSLDAIENTVFNSASGKLATLGSLAQVTQLPPQNEIRRENLQRLVVVTAQLQGSDLGTAISKVQQTVAAMHLPPTVHVVYGGTYQEQQQSFHELLQVLLISLALVFGVLLIEFRNFSAPIAILSSSVLSVGGVVLALLITGTTFNVASFMGVIMVIGIVAKNGILLLDADERYRHEGTSPREAMLHAAQRRLRPILMTATAAICGMLPLAFALGTGSQMLQPLAIAVIGGLVISMVLSLIVTPVIYYLLTAKRHDSEELEATA; from the coding sequence ATGGAAGGTCGTCTTCTCGCAACAGATCAGAAGCCATACTGGCTCGTACGTTTTCGCGGACCGATCTTTTTCTTTCTGATCGTGCTGTCCCTTGCTGGAATCTATGCGGCGCAAAAGGTCCCGATCTCCGTGTTCCCGGACACCAATTTTCCGCGTGTAGTCATTGGTGTCGACAACGGTGTGATGCCCGTTGATCAGATGCAGGTAACTGTCACCAAGCCCATTGAAGATGCTGTAAATTCGGTGCCCGGCCTGGTAACAGTACGATCCAATACCAGCCGCGGATCAGCGGAAGTCAGCCTCTTCTTCGACTGGAATGTGGATATGTTCCGCACGCTGCAGTTGGTGGACGCAGCGTTAAGCAAAGCTCGACAGACCCTACCTGCTACAGCCACAATCACGACTAATCGTCTTACTTTTGCCACCTTTCCTATTCTTGGCTACAGCCTGACTTCAAACCGTCTTTCGCAGACGCAGCTATGGGAGCTGGCAACGTATCAACTAAAGCCCCCTATTAACCGTGTTGCCGGTGTGAGTACGGTCACGGTGCAAGGCGGTAAGGTCCCTGAGTTTCACATTGTGCCGAACATGGCACGTATGCAAACTGCCGGTGTCACGATCCTTGATCTGGTGAATGCAGTCCAGGCGTCGAACATTATTGATTCACCTGGTCTCTACGAATCGAACCATCAACTTGTCTTAGGGCTTGTGGGAGCTCAGGCGCATGACGCCTCTGAGTTGGGCCGGCTTGTAGTGAAGAGCACTAACAACGGTGTAGCGGTGCGTGTGTCGGATGTTGCTGCGGTGCAGCCGGGTGTGCTGCCGGTGTATACCGCTGTCACGGCTGATGGTATTCCGGCTGTTCTAATCAACATCACGCGCCAGCCATCCAGTAACACGGTAGCGGTGACAGACGCGGTTGCGGCACAGATTGAGGCGTTAAAGAAGAATCTGCCGCAGGGTGTGCAGCTCAAACCGTACTACGACCAATCGGAGCTTGTGCGTGAAAGTATCGGCAGCGTACGCGACGCCATTCTGATTGGACTGGGCCTCGCCTGCATCATTCTGTTTCTCTTCCTCGGAGATTGGTCTTCGTCTCTCGTCGCAGCATTGGTCATTCCCGTAACGGTGGCTCTTACGGTGCTTGTCTTGTGGGCGATTGGCGAGAGCTTCAATCTAATGACCCTTGGAGGACTTGCAGCTGCAATTGGCCTCGTCATCGACGATGCGATCGTGGTGGTCGAGAACATTGTTCTGCATCGAGATAACGGCGAGTCACGTGCAGAAGCGGCGCGGCTAGCGCTGAAAGAGATTGCGGTCCCACTTGTGGGCTCAACGATTACGCCAGTGGTCGTGTTCCTACCTCTCATTTCGGTCACTGGTGTTACGGGTAGCTTCTTTCGAGCACTCGCCATCACCATGACGATCTCTCTCCTAACCTCGTTGTTGCTTGCCGTAACTTGGACACCGGCGTTGAGCCTTGTTCTGTTGCGTCACACCAAGAAGGAGAATGTTTCCAACGAACACGAACAGCATGGTCGCGTGATGCAGAAAGTGCTTCACTGGCACGAGCGCGGACTTTCATGGGCATTGAGCCGACCGTTCTGGCTACTAGCGCTCTGCGGCGTGCTCATCGTGGGAACGTACGTTGGCTATCAGGCGCTTGGCTCGGACCTATTGCCTGAGATGGACGAAGGCGGTTTCATTCTTGACTACATCATGCCTGCCGGAAGTTCTCTCACAGAGACGAATCGTGTACTGGAACACGTTGACCGGATTCTTCACTCCATGCCTGAAGTGGAAAGCACTTCGCGTCGCACCGGCCTGCAGATGGGACTCGCTGCGGTGACTGAGGCCAACACAGGCGATATGACGGTAAAGCTGAAGAAGAATCGCAGTCGCGGAATTGATGAAGTCATCGCAGATGCCAGGGCTGAAATCAAGAAGACGGAACCGGGACTTGATGTGGAGTTTGTTCAGGTCCTTCAGGATATGATCAACGATCTGTCCAATGCGCCGGAGCCAATTCAAATCAAGCTCTATGCGAATGATCCAGTATTGCTCTCTGATGTTGCATCGCGTGTCGGTGAAGAGATTGGCAAGATTCCCGGCGTGGTCAGTGTTGAGAACGGTATCGAGAACACGATCAGTGGCCCCGCTACAAATTTTCAGATTGATCCAACCGTAGCTGGCCGTATGGGGTTCACTCCACAGGAAGCAGCTGAAGACGCAACATCAATTCTCGATGGAGTCACAACAACCGATCCACTGATCGCCAACGGGCGGCCATACACGGTTCGCGTCCGCTTGGGCGATGAAACCCGCAAGTCACTCGACGCCATTGAAAACACTGTATTCAACAGCGCCAGCGGCAAACTGGCAACGCTCGGCTCTCTGGCGCAGGTGACGCAGTTGCCACCGCAAAACGAGATTCGCCGTGAGAATCTACAGCGTCTGGTTGTGGTCACAGCACAGTTGCAAGGCTCTGATCTTGGCACTGCAATTTCAAAGGTGCAGCAGACGGTAGCGGCAATGCATCTGCCACCGACGGTCCACGTCGTGTATGGAGGGACTTACCAGGAGCAGCAACAATCGTTCCATGAACTGTTGCAAGTGCTGTTGATATCGCTTGCACTTGTTTTCGGAGTATTGCTAATCGAGTTTCGCAACTTTTCAGCTCCCATCGCGATTCTCTCGTCGTCGGTCCTTTCTGTTGGAGGAGTTGTACTTGCTCTGCTGATCACCGGAACAACGTTCAATGTGGCGTCGTTCATGGGCGTCATCATGGTGATTGGCATTGTGGCGAAGAACGGCATTCTGCTGCTGGATGCCGATGAGCGCTATCGGCATGAGGGCACATCTCCACGCGAAGCCATGCTGCATGCGGCGCAGCGCAGGCTTCGCCCCATCTTGATGACGGCGACAGCGGCAATTTGCGGTATGTTGCCCCTGGCGTTTGCCCTCGGCACGGGATCCCAGATGCTTCAACCTTTAGCGATTGCCGTCATCGGTGGTTTGGTGATCTCCATGGTGTTGAGCCTCATCGTCACACCAGTCATTTACTATCTGCTGACGGCAAAACGGCATGACAGCGAAGAACTGGAAGCCACGGCTTAA
- a CDS encoding efflux RND transporter periplasmic adaptor subunit, with product MICRSFKPIKLVVSLLCVASIGGCKKAVDEAPPAVVTVEAEKPERGEISEHIAADATLSPLAQAAISPKITAPVRTFYVQRGSKVKAGQLLAVLENRDLAGQALDNQGQYTAAQASFQMQTQAQVPEDYAKAELDVAQAKAQLKLQGEIVAARQKLLQEGAIAGRDYDTAVAALAQAQVAYDTASNHLHSLKSVSSEATKRQAQGQLSSAKGKYEAAEAQVSYSQIHTPISGVVTDRPLFPGETANTGTPLITVMDTSSLLAKVHLSQIVAQRLSLGDGASVTVPGVDEPVTGKVNLISPALDPGSTTVEVWLKIDNTAGKYKAGTPVHTSIIGRTVPNAVKIPLEAVLTAEDGSKSVMVVNNDGTAHKVAVQLGINDGEDTQVVQGLNGSETVITKGAYGLDEGTKVKVGKPGAEGEDK from the coding sequence ATGATCTGCCGTTCATTCAAGCCAATTAAGCTCGTTGTTTCGTTGCTCTGTGTTGCGTCGATAGGTGGCTGCAAGAAGGCTGTGGACGAAGCACCTCCTGCAGTTGTTACCGTGGAAGCAGAGAAGCCCGAACGCGGAGAGATTTCCGAACATATTGCTGCAGATGCGACCCTATCGCCTCTGGCGCAAGCAGCCATTTCGCCCAAGATCACAGCGCCTGTGCGGACGTTTTATGTGCAACGTGGTTCAAAGGTGAAGGCTGGGCAGCTGCTTGCGGTATTGGAGAATCGAGATCTCGCAGGGCAGGCACTGGACAACCAGGGACAATACACAGCAGCGCAGGCTTCATTTCAGATGCAGACGCAGGCCCAGGTACCGGAAGACTATGCCAAAGCCGAGTTGGACGTTGCTCAGGCGAAAGCACAGTTGAAGTTGCAGGGAGAGATTGTTGCGGCGCGCCAAAAGCTGTTGCAGGAGGGGGCAATTGCCGGACGCGATTACGATACCGCGGTGGCGGCGCTTGCGCAGGCGCAGGTTGCATACGACACTGCGTCCAATCATCTTCATTCACTGAAGAGTGTTTCCAGCGAAGCCACGAAACGGCAGGCGCAAGGTCAGCTTTCATCCGCTAAAGGAAAGTATGAAGCCGCAGAAGCGCAGGTGTCGTACTCACAGATTCATACGCCAATTTCCGGTGTGGTGACAGATCGTCCTTTGTTTCCGGGAGAAACAGCCAATACAGGTACACCGCTGATCACGGTGATGGATACGTCATCCCTTTTAGCAAAAGTTCATCTTTCGCAGATCGTCGCACAGAGACTCAGTTTGGGAGATGGAGCATCAGTCACAGTACCGGGTGTTGATGAGCCTGTCACCGGCAAGGTCAATCTGATCAGCCCTGCGCTTGACCCTGGGAGCACGACGGTTGAGGTGTGGTTGAAGATCGACAATACCGCAGGAAAGTACAAGGCGGGAACTCCTGTTCACACATCCATCATCGGTCGCACCGTGCCGAACGCTGTGAAGATTCCGCTGGAAGCAGTTCTGACTGCTGAAGATGGCAGCAAGTCCGTCATGGTCGTAAACAATGACGGAACGGCGCACAAAGTAGCGGTACAGCTCGGAATAAATGATGGCGAAGATACGCAGGTAGTACAGGGGCTCAACGGCTCAGAAACCGTGATTACGAAGGGCGCTTACGGACTGGATGAAGGAACCAAAGTAAAGGTCGGCAAGCCTGGGGCTGAGGGAGAGGACAAGTAA
- a CDS encoding sensor histidine kinase, with the protein MNSRVSLSRRLTLTVLLLELLAAVVLIGIVTNHERKVRFEAMDANLRATSNALFGAVQEAETQNGSVKLDAHGVSIPDQAIYSVVADDSKTLGSQGDMPAFPQNPGGVTKVRVHQRPFRFYTLQGERIIDPESPRAITHHVVIRYGMPEGRAWHAVFEATRFFAIATIALLGITALCLSWLVRRFLFPIRELAEEADQIDTERWAFVAPESSRRFTELQPLASAIEKTVARLHRSFEQQRRFTSDAAHELKTDIAIIKSSVQLLGLRERTVEEYQSGLASGMQDIARLEATVGKMLTLARLEQSVQAETESCELIEALDESIQQAKAFAELKRVSVTRPLLSEAAFVGMAHEDASLLCSNILMNALQHAPENSSVEINVALTDGSVSMSFRDYGPGILEADLPYLFDPFYRGDASRSRKSGGTGLGLSICKALCEHAHGSIRITNNKDVGAVVTVTLPLLAIQAEI; encoded by the coding sequence ATGAATTCGCGCGTATCGCTAAGCCGCAGGCTCACTCTCACCGTGTTGCTTCTGGAGCTTCTCGCTGCGGTCGTTCTCATCGGAATTGTCACGAATCATGAACGTAAGGTTCGCTTCGAGGCAATGGATGCAAATCTGCGAGCAACATCCAATGCGCTCTTCGGCGCTGTTCAAGAAGCAGAGACACAAAATGGAAGCGTCAAGTTAGACGCTCATGGTGTCTCTATTCCGGACCAAGCCATTTATTCCGTTGTTGCGGACGATTCAAAGACCCTAGGCTCGCAGGGGGACATGCCCGCATTTCCTCAGAACCCCGGCGGCGTAACAAAGGTTCGAGTACATCAGCGTCCCTTCCGTTTTTACACGTTGCAGGGTGAGCGCATCATCGATCCCGAAAGCCCGCGAGCAATTACGCACCATGTTGTGATTCGATATGGAATGCCGGAAGGACGGGCCTGGCATGCCGTGTTTGAAGCGACACGATTCTTCGCGATCGCTACCATTGCCCTGCTAGGCATCACGGCGCTCTGTTTATCCTGGCTGGTACGACGGTTCCTGTTCCCAATCCGTGAGCTCGCCGAAGAAGCGGATCAAATTGATACGGAACGCTGGGCATTTGTTGCACCAGAAAGCAGCAGGCGCTTCACGGAACTGCAGCCGCTCGCATCTGCAATCGAGAAAACGGTGGCACGTCTACATCGCTCATTCGAACAACAAAGACGCTTCACAAGTGATGCTGCGCACGAACTGAAGACAGACATCGCCATTATCAAGTCGTCCGTGCAGTTGTTGGGTTTGCGGGAACGAACAGTTGAGGAATACCAATCGGGCTTAGCATCTGGAATGCAGGATATCGCCAGGCTTGAAGCCACAGTCGGCAAGATGCTGACTCTGGCGCGGCTTGAGCAAAGCGTACAGGCTGAAACCGAATCCTGCGAGCTGATCGAGGCACTTGACGAGAGCATTCAGCAAGCAAAAGCATTTGCAGAACTAAAGAGGGTATCGGTTACACGGCCACTCCTCTCGGAAGCCGCCTTTGTCGGCATGGCTCATGAGGATGCATCGCTTCTCTGTTCCAACATCCTGATGAATGCGCTTCAACACGCGCCTGAGAACTCAAGCGTCGAGATTAATGTCGCGCTCACGGATGGATCCGTTTCGATGAGCTTTCGAGATTATGGACCAGGGATTTTGGAAGCGGATCTGCCGTATCTCTTTGATCCCTTTTACCGCGGGGACGCGTCCCGAAGCCGAAAAAGTGGAGGAACCGGACTGGGCCTTTCTATCTGTAAGGCTCTCTGTGAACACGCCCATGGAAGCATCCGCATTACAAACAACAAAGATGTAGGCGCCGTGGTCACGGTAACACTACCTTTACTCGCAATTCAGGCTGAGATTTAA
- a CDS encoding TolC family protein: MEFRAKVSSGIGTVLIALSSISVAQQVQVTTPRHLTLPDAIQLAKANEPTFATALATQQSAKIDAYLAKAALLPSATYHNQMLYTQPNGQTNQGGQVGAQASPIFIANNAVHEYVSQAVVDEKVGWKGIADAQVASANSARAAAELEVARRGLVATVVSLYYAVSSSAAKARVQTEAFAEAKDFTTTTQQREAAREVAHADVVKAQLQMQQKQRDLSDAKVAEQKATLELAVLMFPDPRTPYTTDPPPVSRNLPTKEEVDQAASTNNPEIRSALAGLRAANAGVTSARAAYLPDLGLNFTYGIDAPQFAKRGPDDVRNLGYSISGTIDIPVWDWFSTQKRVKQSEIQRDAAKVTLTAAQRRLIATLEESYTEAAAARDQLDLLDQSVVTAEESLRLTKLRYSAGESSALEVVDAQNSFLAARTAQADGVVRYEAALASLQILTGTL; encoded by the coding sequence ATGGAGTTCCGCGCGAAAGTTTCTTCAGGGATTGGCACCGTACTGATTGCCCTCAGTTCGATCAGTGTCGCCCAACAGGTGCAGGTAACAACGCCGAGGCATTTGACGCTGCCAGATGCCATCCAGCTGGCTAAAGCGAATGAGCCTACCTTCGCCACGGCGTTGGCTACGCAACAGAGCGCAAAGATCGATGCCTACCTTGCGAAGGCGGCGCTGTTGCCTTCCGCCACGTACCACAACCAAATGCTCTACACCCAGCCGAATGGGCAAACAAATCAGGGCGGGCAAGTGGGTGCGCAGGCTTCGCCGATATTTATTGCAAACAACGCGGTTCATGAGTACGTGAGCCAGGCTGTTGTCGACGAGAAGGTCGGCTGGAAGGGCATCGCAGATGCCCAGGTAGCGTCTGCGAATTCCGCTCGTGCGGCGGCAGAGCTTGAGGTCGCACGGCGTGGCCTCGTTGCAACAGTTGTTTCGCTTTATTACGCCGTAAGTTCTTCAGCGGCAAAAGCTCGGGTTCAGACAGAAGCCTTTGCAGAAGCGAAGGACTTCACCACAACGACACAGCAGCGAGAAGCTGCCCGTGAGGTTGCGCATGCAGATGTTGTGAAGGCCCAGTTGCAGATGCAGCAGAAGCAGCGAGACTTGAGCGATGCCAAGGTCGCAGAGCAAAAAGCCACGCTGGAGCTTGCTGTGCTCATGTTTCCTGATCCGCGCACTCCGTATACGACAGACCCGCCACCAGTATCACGCAACCTTCCCACCAAGGAAGAGGTTGATCAGGCAGCATCAACGAACAATCCGGAGATACGAAGCGCGCTGGCTGGATTACGAGCGGCGAATGCGGGTGTGACTTCTGCGAGGGCGGCGTATTTACCGGATCTGGGGTTGAACTTCACCTACGGAATCGATGCGCCTCAATTTGCAAAGCGGGGCCCGGATGATGTTCGCAATCTTGGATATTCCATCAGTGGCACCATCGATATCCCCGTGTGGGATTGGTTCTCAACTCAAAAGCGAGTGAAACAGAGTGAGATTCAACGCGACGCTGCGAAAGTGACACTAACAGCCGCACAACGACGACTCATCGCAACACTTGAGGAAAGCTATACGGAAGCGGCTGCAGCGCGTGATCAGCTCGATCTGCTGGACCAGAGTGTGGTGACTGCGGAAGAGAGTCTTCGACTTACCAAGTTGCGTTATTCGGCCGGAGAATCAAGCGCTCTGGAAGTTGTGGATGCGCAAAACTCGTTTCTTGCGGCGCGCACGGCACAGGCGGATGGCGTCGTGCGATACGAAGCTGCCCTTGCTTCACTTCAAATTCTTACAGGAACCCTCTGA
- a CDS encoding GMC family oxidoreductase, with protein sequence MDQIAEAEYIVVGSGAGGGTVAARLAEAGHTVVLLEAGGDPRLLQGGDPAYADAARLPTTYDVPCFHPFASENEALRWDFFVRHYRNQQQQEKDPKYGKDYDGKPVDGVLYPRAGTLGGCTAHNAMIFVYPADEDWAAIEALTGDPGWNPKTMRRHFQKLENCHYLPLLRFAALFGFNPSRHGFNGWLHTEKAIPMLSLANRDLLNTILFSAQNANQELGHFRQRLRWFLQSLLDPNDSRTCGEDAFGLRYLPLTTHGHARNGTRERLLDVQKRYPDRLRVELNALATRILFDDENRAIGVEYLKGEKLYRAHANPNDSTGERKSIFASREVILSGGAFNTPQLLMLSGVGPQEHLAHFGIPLRKHLAGVGKNLQDRYEISVVYRMKFSAWHILKDARFDTTDPQFAKWKRCRSGAYATNGAVLAVFRRSGDRIAPDLFCVAFLGSFKGYFPGYSREFITDSNCLTWAVLKAHTNNRAGTVSLRSANPKDTPLIDFAYFEEGTPDNDEDLNAVVEGLEFVRSISSSLVDKGLIEKEEFPGTAIDTPDRIREYIRAQAWGHHASCTCPIGDAESGGVIDSRFRVHGTAGLRVVDASIFPRIPGFFLACPVYMIGEKAAADILQDAHTSSS encoded by the coding sequence ATGGACCAGATTGCCGAAGCAGAGTACATCGTTGTTGGTTCTGGAGCCGGAGGCGGCACTGTGGCAGCACGACTGGCTGAGGCAGGGCACACGGTGGTGTTACTGGAAGCCGGTGGTGACCCTCGATTGCTACAGGGCGGAGATCCTGCTTATGCAGATGCTGCTCGACTCCCCACGACCTACGATGTCCCTTGCTTTCATCCATTCGCCTCTGAGAATGAAGCGCTCCGTTGGGACTTCTTCGTTCGACACTATCGGAATCAGCAGCAACAGGAAAAAGATCCTAAATACGGCAAGGACTATGACGGCAAGCCGGTAGATGGAGTCCTGTATCCACGGGCTGGAACACTGGGCGGATGTACAGCCCACAACGCGATGATCTTTGTGTATCCCGCAGATGAAGATTGGGCGGCCATTGAAGCTCTAACGGGCGACCCTGGTTGGAATCCGAAAACAATGCGCCGCCACTTTCAGAAGTTGGAGAACTGTCATTATCTTCCGCTTCTGCGGTTCGCAGCTCTCTTCGGTTTCAACCCCTCTCGCCACGGATTCAATGGATGGCTCCACACGGAAAAAGCTATCCCGATGTTGTCCCTCGCCAACCGCGACCTGCTGAATACCATTCTATTTTCTGCGCAAAATGCTAATCAGGAGCTTGGCCATTTCAGGCAGCGTCTGCGATGGTTCCTGCAAAGTCTGCTCGATCCGAACGACTCACGGACGTGCGGAGAAGATGCATTTGGCCTTCGGTATCTTCCATTAACGACACATGGCCACGCGCGGAATGGCACACGTGAACGACTTCTTGATGTGCAGAAGCGTTATCCCGATCGGCTTCGTGTGGAGTTGAACGCTCTTGCGACTCGTATCCTTTTTGATGATGAGAATCGCGCCATCGGAGTCGAATATCTGAAGGGCGAGAAGCTGTACCGCGCACATGCCAATCCCAATGACTCCACAGGAGAGCGTAAGTCGATCTTCGCGAGCCGTGAAGTGATTCTAAGCGGTGGTGCATTCAATACACCGCAGCTACTAATGCTTTCTGGTGTGGGACCTCAGGAGCATCTCGCTCACTTCGGAATCCCATTACGAAAACATCTTGCGGGCGTGGGGAAGAATCTTCAAGACAGGTACGAGATCAGCGTTGTGTACCGGATGAAATTCTCTGCTTGGCACATCCTGAAGGATGCTCGGTTTGACACCACCGATCCGCAGTTCGCTAAGTGGAAACGTTGCCGCAGTGGCGCCTATGCGACAAACGGCGCTGTGCTTGCGGTGTTCCGCCGCTCCGGTGATCGAATTGCTCCAGACCTCTTCTGTGTTGCATTTCTCGGCAGCTTCAAAGGCTACTTCCCCGGATACTCTCGCGAATTCATTACCGATTCAAACTGCCTCACATGGGCCGTGTTAAAGGCGCACACCAACAACCGCGCCGGTACCGTTTCTCTACGATCAGCCAACCCCAAAGACACTCCGTTGATCGATTTCGCCTACTTCGAGGAAGGCACTCCGGATAATGATGAAGATCTCAATGCGGTTGTTGAAGGACTTGAATTCGTACGTTCGATCAGTTCGTCGTTAGTAGACAAAGGGCTAATTGAGAAAGAGGAATTTCCCGGTACAGCGATCGATACACCCGATCGGATTCGTGAATATATTCGAGCGCAGGCCTGGGGGCATCACGCATCCTGCACTTGTCCTATAGGAGATGCAGAAAGCGGTGGCGTTATTGACAGTCGCTTCAGAGTGCACGGGACTGCAGGGCTACGCGTAGTGGATGCGTCAATCTTTCCACGCATCCCGGGCTTCTTTCTGGCATGCCCGGTTTACATGATCGGAGAGAAAGCCGCAGCCGACATCCTGCAGGATGCACACACGTCTTCGTCATAG
- a CDS encoding response regulator transcription factor, producing the protein MRVLVVEDEPRLAENIAAALREAGFAVDHAADGVDGSHCAEQDLYDLIILDLMLPGRDGTTVLRNMRRSNIKTPVLILTAREGKDSLIELLNAGADDYIGKPFDLRELMARSKALIRRSKGTATPNLEVGDISIDTVQQTVTRAGEIIDLSPTEYRILEYLAHHTKSIISKRVLLEHLYDFEWEHTDNVIEVHIFNLRRKLTIPGKESIIETVRHRGYRIRGKESQ; encoded by the coding sequence ATGAGAGTGCTCGTAGTAGAAGACGAACCGCGCCTTGCCGAAAACATTGCGGCCGCTTTGCGAGAAGCGGGCTTCGCGGTCGACCATGCTGCGGACGGAGTCGACGGATCGCACTGTGCAGAACAAGACCTCTACGATTTGATCATTCTGGACCTGATGCTTCCCGGTCGTGATGGCACAACTGTTCTGCGTAATATGCGCCGGTCCAACATCAAGACACCGGTGCTAATCCTCACGGCGCGAGAGGGCAAAGATAGCCTGATCGAACTATTGAATGCCGGCGCAGATGATTACATCGGCAAGCCTTTTGATCTTCGCGAACTCATGGCCCGCTCAAAAGCACTCATCCGACGCTCAAAAGGTACGGCTACTCCCAATTTAGAGGTGGGTGACATCTCGATTGATACGGTGCAGCAGACGGTTACACGAGCTGGCGAGATCATCGATTTGTCTCCGACCGAATACCGCATTCTGGAATACCTTGCTCACCACACCAAGTCGATCATCTCTAAAAGAGTCTTACTTGAGCATCTCTACGACTTCGAATGGGAACACACCGATAACGTCATTGAAGTGCATATCTTTAACCTGCGACGTAAGCTCACCATTCCAGGCAAAGAATCCATCATCGAAACGGTGCGGCATCGGGGCTACCGAATCCGGGGCAAAGAGAGCCAGTGA
- a CDS encoding YncE family protein, whose amino-acid sequence MRFSRPGAVACFLFPLICTAQNYHVSNHWAIGGEGGWDYLLSDDAAHRLYVTHGPKVEVLDTTTGKLIGSVSGLKGTHGVALNPDGKTGYISDGGGNAIVVFDRTSLSIISTVPVGTNPDGIAYEPVTNSVWAFNGRSKNVSVMSATNNQVVATIALPGKPEFPQGDGKGYVYVNIEDKNEIVKLDAKSHTIVGTWPLSGCESPSGLAIDRAQHRLFSVCDGNKMGISDYASGKLLGLASIGDGPDAAGFDGKLHLAFSSNGQGTVSVVDTSKPNYPTIQTVTTVKGARTMAYDAATGRIFLSAAKYGAAPAPTAATPHPRPTVLPGSFEILVISR is encoded by the coding sequence ATGCGCTTCTCAAGACCTGGGGCCGTTGCCTGTTTTCTATTTCCCCTCATCTGCACCGCTCAGAACTACCACGTCAGTAATCATTGGGCCATTGGAGGTGAGGGGGGGTGGGATTATCTCCTTAGCGACGATGCAGCTCATCGGCTGTACGTGACACACGGACCGAAGGTTGAGGTTCTTGACACAACCACAGGCAAATTGATTGGCTCTGTGAGCGGTCTTAAGGGGACTCACGGTGTCGCACTGAACCCGGATGGGAAAACTGGGTACATCTCCGATGGTGGCGGAAATGCAATCGTGGTGTTTGATCGCACGTCACTCAGCATCATTTCCACGGTTCCGGTTGGTACAAACCCCGATGGGATTGCCTATGAGCCAGTAACGAATTCGGTGTGGGCATTTAACGGTCGAAGCAAGAATGTGTCCGTGATGAGCGCGACGAACAATCAGGTTGTGGCAACAATCGCACTTCCCGGCAAGCCAGAGTTCCCTCAGGGTGACGGAAAAGGATATGTGTACGTCAACATTGAAGACAAGAACGAGATTGTGAAGCTTGATGCTAAGAGCCACACGATTGTTGGAACTTGGCCACTAAGCGGATGCGAATCTCCCTCGGGTCTCGCAATTGATCGCGCCCAACATCGCCTCTTTTCTGTGTGCGACGGGAACAAGATGGGCATCTCGGATTACGCCTCAGGCAAGCTCCTTGGTCTTGCATCAATTGGCGACGGCCCAGATGCTGCGGGCTTCGATGGGAAGCTGCACCTTGCCTTCTCTTCGAATGGACAAGGAACAGTCTCGGTTGTGGATACATCCAAGCCGAACTATCCGACGATTCAAACTGTGACCACGGTGAAAGGCGCACGAACCATGGCGTATGACGCCGCAACAGGCCGCATATTCTTATCGGCAGCGAAATACGGCGCGGCACCCGCACCAACTGCAGCGACACCTCATCCAAGGCCGACGGTGCTTCCGGGAAGTTTTGAGATCCTGGTGATTTCACGTTAA